A genomic region of Thermodesulfovibrio aggregans contains the following coding sequences:
- the rpmB gene encoding 50S ribosomal protein L28 — MASCYVCGKKKVVGHNVSHANNKTKRYFFPNLQKMKIITEKGPRRVHVCTRCLRSGLVKKAI; from the coding sequence ATGGCAAGCTGTTATGTATGTGGTAAGAAGAAAGTAGTAGGACATAATGTAAGTCATGCAAATAACAAAACAAAAAGATACTTTTTCCCAAATCTTCAAAAAATGAAAATTATAACTGAAAAAGGTCCAAGAAGAGTCCATGTCTGCACAAGATGTCTTCGTTCAGGATTAGTTAAAAAAGCAATTTAA
- a CDS encoding glutaredoxin family protein yields the protein MLRKVRLYSLSTCPVCKKIKEFLDKNSVEYELIEVDILESGEQWLALKELKKINPQETFPTLVVEKAVVGFDEATLKEILEIN from the coding sequence ATGCTTAGGAAAGTAAGATTATATTCATTAAGCACATGCCCTGTATGTAAAAAAATAAAAGAGTTTTTAGATAAAAACTCTGTCGAATATGAACTAATTGAAGTTGATATACTTGAAAGCGGAGAACAGTGGCTTGCCTTAAAAGAATTGAAAAAGATCAATCCTCAGGAAACATTTCCAACATTGGTAGTTGAAAAAGCTGTAGTAGGGTTTGATGAAGCAACTCTTAAGGAAATACTTGAAATAAATTGA
- a CDS encoding DUF721 domain-containing protein: protein MEKIGKILPYLLNDFGIDSAVTLKFIRKKWGEIFDFSITEHTFPKNLKDGILQVTVNSHTWLVQLSLLKDEFIKKLSPYGIKDVEFCFGRIYRTQRVKNEEDEPMSLTLQQQEWLKNITENIKDSEIKTTAESILKKYLIYTNQMLKRQNIS from the coding sequence ATGGAAAAAATAGGAAAAATTTTGCCTTACTTACTCAATGATTTTGGTATAGATAGTGCTGTAACATTAAAATTTATAAGAAAAAAATGGGGTGAAATATTTGATTTTTCTATAACAGAACATACTTTTCCGAAGAATTTGAAAGATGGCATTCTTCAGGTAACTGTTAACTCTCATACATGGCTTGTTCAACTAAGTCTGTTAAAAGATGAGTTTATAAAAAAACTTTCTCCCTATGGGATAAAAGATGTGGAATTCTGTTTTGGAAGAATTTACAGGACTCAGAGAGTAAAGAATGAGGAAGATGAGCCCATGAGCTTAACACTACAGCAGCAGGAATGGCTAAAAAACATTACAGAAAATATAAAAGACAGCGAAATAAAGACAACTGCTGAAAGTATCTTAAAAAAATACCTGATCTATACAAATCAAATGCTAAAGAGACAAAATATAAGTTAA
- the bioD gene encoding dethiobiotin synthase yields MKAGYFVTGTDTGVGKTIVTAAILRSFIKKGLKVGAMKVIETGCINKDGILLPSDGMFLRDMAEMNDSIDLITPVKLENPLSPLVASRLENIEIDIDQIFKSFEVLKKKYDYILVEGVGGLMVPLFKQEKKKVNFYFVRDLIKDLELPAIIVTRPTLGTINHTLLTVEALKNKKIPIKGYIINFSESARNDIAEKTNPEILRELLDIPCLGVLPYLTELNKDKIGETALKHIDIETLIQL; encoded by the coding sequence ATGAAAGCTGGATATTTTGTTACAGGAACAGATACAGGTGTGGGAAAAACTATTGTTACAGCTGCCATACTGAGAAGTTTTATTAAAAAGGGGTTAAAAGTTGGAGCTATGAAGGTTATTGAAACTGGATGCATTAACAAAGATGGAATACTGCTACCAAGTGATGGAATGTTTTTAAGAGACATGGCTGAAATGAATGACTCTATTGATTTAATAACTCCAGTAAAGCTTGAAAATCCTCTAAGTCCTCTTGTTGCATCAAGACTTGAAAATATAGAAATTGATATAGACCAAATCTTTAAATCTTTTGAAGTTTTAAAGAAAAAATACGACTATATTTTAGTTGAAGGTGTTGGTGGATTAATGGTACCTCTCTTTAAACAGGAAAAAAAGAAAGTTAACTTTTATTTTGTAAGAGACCTGATTAAAGATTTAGAATTACCAGCAATAATAGTAACAAGACCAACTCTTGGCACAATTAATCATACACTTCTTACAGTTGAAGCACTAAAGAACAAGAAGATTCCTATCAAGGGATATATTATCAATTTTTCTGAATCTGCCAGAAATGATATTGCTGAAAAAACAAATCCTGAAATTTTAAGAGAACTACTTGATATACCCTGTCTTGGAGTGCTTCCATATCTAACAGAACTTAATAAAGACAAAATAGGAGAGACAGCTCTAAAACATATTGATATTGAGACATTGATTCAGTTGTAA
- a CDS encoding ferredoxin-thioredoxin reductase catalytic domain-containing protein: protein MTPEKLYEILDKYAKSKGLELNKDKDFVLELIKGLLKNEERYGYRSCPCRLASGDKQKDADIICPCIYSVDDIKEYGRCYCGLYVKEEYNQGKIPDKIVPERRKK, encoded by the coding sequence ATGACTCCTGAAAAACTCTATGAAATTCTGGATAAATATGCCAAATCAAAAGGGCTTGAGTTAAACAAAGATAAAGATTTTGTTCTTGAGCTTATAAAGGGATTGCTGAAAAATGAGGAACGTTATGGATACAGATCATGTCCCTGTAGATTGGCTTCTGGAGATAAACAAAAAGATGCTGATATTATCTGCCCCTGTATATATAGTGTAGATGATATAAAAGAGTATGGAAGATGTTACTGCGGGCTTTATGTAAAAGAGGAATATAATCAGGGTAAAATTCCAGATAAAATAGTGCCAGAAAGAAGAAAAAAATGA
- a CDS encoding DVU0772 family protein, producing MIWEELLTLEDIKKESYYIQHILWDYDPTKIMEPIVLQEGSKIVRKEPTKGYCFYIETSGKKPELFLMMLKSNCFGETIAKIEEIPNELLREAIEENKSKIKFGICPINEKIKIWLKKEFGLM from the coding sequence GTGATTTGGGAAGAACTTTTAACTCTTGAAGATATCAAAAAAGAATCTTACTATATTCAACATATTCTATGGGATTACGATCCAACAAAAATTATGGAACCTATAGTATTGCAGGAAGGTTCAAAAATTGTACGTAAAGAGCCTACAAAGGGCTACTGTTTTTATATTGAAACATCTGGTAAAAAACCAGAACTTTTTCTGATGATGCTCAAGAGTAACTGTTTTGGTGAAACTATAGCAAAAATTGAAGAAATACCAAATGAACTGCTCAGGGAAGCAATTGAAGAAAATAAAAGTAAAATAAAATTTGGGATATGTCCTATAAATGAAAAAATAAAAATATGGTTAAAAAAAGAATTCGGGTTAATGTAA
- a CDS encoding HAD-IA family hydrolase — MEQKMRIFNEIKTVFLDMDGTILDKFYDDYFWEIYVPQKYAEKEGISFDEAQKILFSMYKAEEGTLNWTDIDFWSMKTGLNIFQLKKEVAHLINPHPDAEDFLRFVNSNGKKVYLLTNAHNRVMELKLKKTGFDKYFHGTFTSFDIGYPKEKPEFWEELRKKIFFEPEYSVFIDDTEEILHTAKNSGIKFPILRAISSSKAKEKRSKHFITIKNFKELWTI, encoded by the coding sequence ATGGAGCAGAAGATGAGAATTTTTAATGAAATAAAAACAGTTTTTTTAGACATGGATGGAACTATACTGGATAAATTTTATGATGACTATTTCTGGGAGATTTATGTTCCTCAAAAATATGCTGAAAAGGAAGGGATAAGCTTTGATGAAGCTCAAAAAATACTCTTTTCTATGTACAAAGCAGAGGAAGGCACTCTTAACTGGACAGATATAGATTTCTGGTCAATGAAAACAGGATTAAACATATTTCAACTAAAAAAAGAGGTAGCTCATCTTATCAATCCTCATCCAGATGCAGAGGATTTTTTAAGATTTGTAAATTCAAATGGCAAAAAAGTTTATCTTTTGACAAATGCTCACAATAGGGTTATGGAACTCAAGCTCAAGAAAACAGGTTTTGATAAATATTTTCATGGCACTTTTACATCATTTGACATTGGATATCCAAAAGAAAAACCTGAATTCTGGGAAGAACTCAGAAAAAAGATTTTCTTTGAACCAGAATATTCAGTTTTTATAGATGATACAGAGGAAATTCTTCATACAGCTAAAAATTCAGGGATAAAATTTCCCATATTAAGAGCGATATCAAGCTCTAAAGCTAAGGAAAAAAGGTCAAAACATTTTATAACCATCAAAAATTTTAAAGAACTTTGGACTATTTAA
- the panD gene encoding aspartate 1-decarboxylase, producing MLRSFLRAKLHLAKVTETNLFYEGSISIDTELIELAGILPYERVWISNMNNGERFDTYVIPAPRGSKIVGLNGPAAKKAQVGDRIVIFSYGYLMENEIPSHKPKIIILDENNNPVNIYFGSVNESK from the coding sequence ATGCTTAGAAGTTTTTTAAGAGCAAAACTGCATCTAGCAAAAGTAACAGAGACAAATTTATTTTACGAAGGCTCAATAAGCATTGATACTGAGTTAATTGAGCTTGCAGGAATATTGCCTTATGAGAGAGTATGGATAAGCAATATGAATAATGGAGAGAGATTTGATACCTATGTTATCCCTGCTCCAAGAGGCTCAAAAATAGTGGGACTTAATGGACCTGCTGCTAAAAAAGCTCAGGTAGGAGACAGGATTGTTATTTTTTCCTATGGTTATCTTATGGAAAATGAGATTCCATCACACAAACCAAAGATTATAATTCTTGATGAAAATAACAATCCTGTAAATATTTATTTTGGCTCAGTTAATGAGTCTAAATAA
- the gatC gene encoding Asp-tRNA(Asn)/Glu-tRNA(Gln) amidotransferase subunit GatC, with the protein MKISKEEVKHIAMLSRLELEEKEIELYQDQLSRILEYVEKLNEIDTKAIEPTSHVIELNNVFREDVVKESLPREEVLKNAPQATDKFFKVPKIIE; encoded by the coding sequence ATGAAAATTTCAAAGGAAGAAGTAAAACATATTGCGATGCTTAGCAGACTTGAACTTGAAGAAAAAGAAATAGAGCTTTATCAAGATCAATTGAGTCGTATTCTTGAGTATGTTGAAAAATTGAATGAAATTGATACAAAAGCAATAGAACCGACATCCCATGTTATTGAACTAAATAATGTATTCAGGGAAGATGTTGTTAAAGAGTCTTTACCAAGAGAAGAAGTTTTAAAAAATGCACCTCAGGCTACAGATAAATTTTTTAAAGTTCCTAAGATAATAGAATAG